AGATGGTTTTTTTGTACTTGCTGTTGGGGTAGTTGTAGCTTTTTTAGTATCTGTCTTTTGTGCCTTATTTTTCAACCCTCCCAAGGTGTTGCCAATACCTTGCTGTAACTGAGCAACTTTTTCTTGTAAAGAGAATTTAGCTGCTTGTTCTTGGATAGTTGATTTTACAGCTTCAGCACTAGGAACGGCGGTTTGTTGTGCCTGTGGGGTTACTAAGCGACGTAATGAGAGAGTTTGCCAACCAAACCAGACTAACAGCGCCACACTAGCTATATGACCCAGTAATAATCCTCCAGTAATTTTCGGTGCAAACACCCACAAAACTAGAGCATAAAAAAGTCCTACTCCACTCCAAATAAAATCATTCTTGCGGTGGATTTCGGGGAAGAAGAAAGCTGAAATGTATATTGCTAAACTACCAAGGCCAACCACCAAGGCTAGGATATTTGCCAGCATTTTATAGGTTACTCCTTTTGTTTGGAATTGGGGGTCTGGAACAGTGGACAGTTGACAGTGAAAAGTGAACTGTGGAAATAAGCTGACAACTGACAACTGTTCCCAGTACCTAACCCCCAACCCCCAATTTCGCAAATTTTACAA
Above is a genomic segment from Nostoc sp. MS1 containing:
- a CDS encoding Ycf66 family protein, translated to MLANILALVVGLGSLAIYISAFFFPEIHRKNDFIWSGVGLFYALVLWVFAPKITGGLLLGHIASVALLVWFGWQTLSLRRLVTPQAQQTAVPSAEAVKSTIQEQAAKFSLQEKVAQLQQGIGNTLGGLKNKAQKTDTKKATTTPTASTKKPSVEIIDKTEQPTQEAVTTIETSPTVETPVVDVATKTESTTEVIPEVIPPNPPSPELVEAAQPHPEPEDKEPIPVEEIAPDAVLAPPAEAPPEALPPTS